From the Eriocheir sinensis breed Jianghai 21 unplaced genomic scaffold, ASM2467909v1 Scaffold23, whole genome shotgun sequence genome, one window contains:
- the LOC126990993 gene encoding uncharacterized protein LOC126990993 — translation MLAHAGPAGDAALLALLNASWLAGRLPPAWKDADIQPIPKPKEPNSFRSISLLSCTGKTAERMVLSRLQWRMGGPHPNVFGFTKGKSTADSLITLLVHANNRPTITVFLDLEKAFELASPHAILTALVRKGIRRLLAWLQDYLQQRRAWVKFQGFKSSFRGFDNGTPQGGILSPCLFNLLMEQLVALPFREGTTLLSYADDLALVVTGRGNKLARAQEALDIITDKCEELGLKISPGKSRAMAIRDTTPAAQLRVQGVGLAWTSSYQYLGVWIDQQLSFTQQVTYLIERTLARLNVMRAMTRPWAGATFSVLRLYYLRAVRSLVDYSAPVLVGLSRHQQRRLEVVQNNAMRTMLGAPRWTSACVMQNETRLVPLTCRVDCIMACRVARVLQRDVEGVAPERLRLAMAQGVECLHNNGWLIGTTIAANTSRHAGNWLWREPDRPHPTYRPSAPWEPSAAVFTATQLPARKAQCTTAELRQHALMAMAQVTERGAAVYYTDGSVDPDSGRTGAAFVTGGRQRAWRTSDHCSSLQTELVAILHALEHAQHRQGDTVVLHTDSRGALQALQGHPKDNVGLITAILGILQSLAAQGRRVRLHWIPSHVGVRGNDAADEAAKRAAKGLTVIKPVRPSLQQAKTQAKHAAVHHAHQQLRELEGTKKQAAWYAAATAYTQLDAAYQQRRADDALLQRLRLGYCTREELYDGFDERICEHCEERARRPLVHYLLSCPATALLRPAPAAAAHPAGGGRPLRRCEAKAALTVRHTPTQVLLEVLRAAPPPR, via the coding sequence ATGCTGGCACACGCCGGGCCAGCCGGAGACGCCGCGCTGTTGGCCTTGCTCAACGCGTCGTGGCTGGCGGGCCGCCTGCCGCCCGCCTGGAAGGACGCTGACATTCAGCCCATACCCAAGCCCAAGGAGCCAAACAGCTTCCGGTCCATCTCCCTCCTGAGCTGCACAGGGAAAACCGCCGAAAGGATGGTGCTGTCTCGCCTCCAGTGGCGCATGGGAGGCCCGCACCCCAACGTGTTTGGCTTCACTAAGGGCAAGAGCACAGCAGACAGCCTCATCACCCTGCTGGTCCACGCCAACAACCGTCCCACCATCACGGTCTTCCTCGACCTCGAGAAAGCCTTCGAGCTAGCCAGCCCACACGCCATCCTCACCGCCCTCGTGAGAAAGGGGATCCGACGCCTACTCGCTTGGCTCCAGGACTACCTCCAACAGCGGCGGGCCTGGGTCAAGTTTCAGGGCTTCAAATCCTCCTTCAGGGGCTTCGATAACGGGACCCCCCAGGGCGGCATACTCAGCCCGTGCCTGTTCAACCTCCTGATGGAGCAGCTGGTGGCGCTGCCCTTCCGGGAGGGCACCACTCTTCTGAGCTACGCCGACGACCTCGCCCTCGTCGTCACCGGGAGGGGCAACAAGCTCGCCAGGGCGCAGGAGGCACTTGACATCATCACCGACAAGTGCGAGGAGCTGGGGCTCAAGATCTCCCCTGGGAAGTCGCGGGCCATGGCCATCAGGGACACCACGCCGGCCGCACAGCTGCGCGTCCAGGGAGTCGGGCTGGCCTGGACGTCCTCCTACCAGTACCTCGGGGTATGGATAGACCAGCAACTGTCCTTCACACAGCAGGTCACCTACCTGATAGAAAGGACGCTGGCCCGGCTCAACGTCATGAGGGCCATGACGCGGCCGTGGGCGGGCGCCACCTTCTCCGTCCTCCGGCTTTACTACCTGCGGGCGGTGCGCTCCCTGGTGGACTACAGCGCACCTGTCCTCGTAGGCCTGTCCCGGCACCAGCAACGGCGCCTGGAGGTGGTGCAGAACAACGCCATGAGGACCATGTTGGGAGCACCGCGGTGGACCAGCGCCTGCGTGATGCAGAACGAGACCCGACTGGTGCCCCTCACCTGCAGGGTGGACTGCATCATGGCCTGCCGGGTGGCCAGAGTGCTGCAGCGCGACGTGGAGGGCGTGGCGCCGGAAAGACTCCGGTTAGCCATGGCACAGGGCGTCGAGTGCCTCCACAACAACGGGTGGCTAATCGGCACCACTATTGCTGCCAACACCAGCCGGCACGCGGGTAACTGGCTGTGGCGAGAGCCGGACCGCCCGCACCCCACCTACAGGCCTTCTGCCCCCTGGGAGCCCTCCGCCGCAGTGTTCACTGCCACACAGCTGCCCGCCAGAAAGGCGCAGTGCACTACCGCGGAGCTGCGTCAGCACGCCTTGATGGCCATGGCGCAGGTCACTGAGCGGGGCGCTGCGGTGTACTACACTGACGGCTCTGTCGACCCCGACAGCGGGAGGACGGGCGCCGCCTTCGTCACTGGTGGACGGCAGCGGGCGTGGAGGACATCAGACCACTGCTCCTCCCTCCAAACAGAGCTAGTGGCAATCCTGCACGCCCTTGAGCACGCACAGCATCGCCAAGGGGACACCGTCGTGCTCCACACAGACTCCCGGGGGGCCCTGCAGGCGCTACAAGGCCACCCCAAGGACAACGTGGGCCTCATCACCGCCATCCTGGGCATCCTGCAAAGCCTTGCAGCGCAAGGCAGGCGGGTGCGGCTCCACTGGATCCCCAGCCATGTGGGAGTCAGAGGGAACGACGCCGCCGACGAGGCCGCCAAGAGGGCAGCCAAAGGCCTCACCGTCATCAAACCTGTGCGGCCAAGCCTGCAACAGGCCAAGACACAGGCCAAACACGCAGcagtccaccacgcccaccagcagCTCCGAGAACTGGAGGGGACAAAGAAACAGGCAGCCTGGTATGCTGCAGCCACCGCCTACACCCAACTGGACGCCGCCTACCAGCAGCGCAGGGCAGACGACGCGTTGCTGCAGCGCCTCAGACTGGGCTACTGCACCAGGGAGGAGCTGTACGACGGCTTCGATGAGCGGATATGCGAGCACTGCGAAGAGCGCGCCCGCCGCCCCTTGGTGCACTACCTCCTGTCCTGCCCAGCGACCGCGCTCCTCAGACCAGCGCCAGCGGCTGCCGCCCATCCTGCAGGAGGAGGCCGGCCCCTGAGGCGGTGTGAAGCCAAGGCCGCCCTCACGGTCCGACACACCCCGACACAGGTCCTCCTCGAGGTGCTACGGGCGGCACCTCCCCCACGGTGA
- the LOC126990985 gene encoding proton-coupled folate transporter-like translates to MLKKKKKVEVVVEEREDAGREEKEEDIQEDPVSPASGSQVFLHPASSSSSSSFPSSPTHPSMAIGSTCPRASNTLFTRIQQALRSAPLEPMLFLKMLAEGNFGVVADTQEQDRLCRVNLNFSEYECASWITDENLTHVKTAVQREQNLFNYHQSIMDSVLPLAVVLFAGSLSDRHGRKPPMLAVLAGFAILATVYLLEALNPSWPAQVMYAGTLAVDSVGSWVVFNMAVYSYVADITTPETRTRRLAILDATWYIGGPLGRLLGGWLYRVAGYAVVFGLSAGLWLVCFLYVLLLVRESVDKSALKPEVEKDLGDARWGPLRHVVALCRTAFKVRPAHGRRFLAALVALKLVVFLVQGHQMYLWAQQVLQWGATEFSTWSSLDSVAHQAGMVAWTWVAGRAALHDSLVAAGGVVSIAAWSALLACITAPQMWWLAVVASVAGMLEPSIEPALRTMLTTIVGEGEAGRVLALVGLLEAAWFLADRSLYTYLYNAFFVTFPQINLVVQAGICAPLLVALLLLWQFLKRRETGAYTLPHQE, encoded by the exons atgctaaagaagaagaagaaggtggaggttgtggtggaggagagggaggatgcggggagggaagagaaggaggaagacattcAGGAAGACCCAGTTTCACCAGCATCAGGAAGTCAGGTTTTTCTacaccccgcctcctcctcctcttcctcttccttcccttcctccccgacGCATCCCAGCATGGCTATCGGAAGCACCTGCCCCCGCGCATCCAACACCTTGTTTACACGTATCCaacag GCGTTACGATCGGCGCCGCTGGAGCCGATGCTGTTCCTCAAGATGCTGGCGGAGGGGAACTTCGGCGTGGTGGCGGACACCCAGGAGCAGGACCGCCTGTGCCGCGTCAACCTCAACTTCTCCGAATACGAGTGTGCGTCGTGGATCACGGACGAGAACCTGACCCACGTGAAG ACGGCCGTGCAGCGGGAGCAGAATCTGTTCAATTACCACCAGAGCATCATGGACAGCGTGCTGCCCCTCGCCGTCGTGCTGTTCGCCGGCTCCCTCAGTGACCGCCACGGCCGCAAGCCGCCCATGCTGGCCGTGCTGGCGGGCTTCGCGATCCTGGCCACCGTGTACCTGCTGGAGGCCCTCAACCCCTCCTGGCCCGCGCAGGTGATGTATGCCGGCACATTGGCCGTGGACAGCGTGGGCTCGTGGGTGGTGTTCAACATGGCGGTGTACAGCTACGTGGCGGACATCACTACGCCCGAGACGCGCACGCGGCGCCTGGCCATCCTGGACGCCACGTGGTACATAGGCGGGCCGCTGGGCAGACTGCTGGGCGGCTGGCTATACCGAGTGGCCGGGTACGCCGTGGTGTTCGGACTGTCGGCGGGGCTGTGGCTGGTGTGCTTCCTGTACGTGCTACTGCTGGTGCGGGAGAGCGTGGACAAGTCTGCCCTCAAGCCCGAGGTAGAGAAGGACCTGGGGGATGCCCGCTGGGGGCCCCTGCGGCACGTGGTGGCCCTGTGCCGCACGGCCTTCAAAGTGCGGCCCGCCCACGGCCGTCGCTTCCTGGCAGCGCTGGTGGCTCTGAAGCTGGTGGTGTTCTTGGTGCAGGGCCACCAGATGTACCTGTGGGCGCAGCAGGTGCTCCAGTGGGGCGCAACGGAGTTCTCGACATGGAGCAGCCTGGACTCGGTGGCCCACCAGGCGGGCATGGTGGCCTGGACCTGGGTGGCGGGGCGCGCAGCCCTGCACGACTCCCTGGTGGCGGCGGGAGGCGTGGTGTCCATCGCGGCTTGGTCAGCCCTGCTGGCGTGCATCACGGCGCCGCAGATGTGGTGGCTGGCGGTGGTGGCCTCGGTGGCGGGCATGCTGGAGCCCAGCATCGAGCCGGCGCTACGCACGATGCTCACCACCATTGTGGGCGAGGGCGAGGCCGGCCGCGTGCTGGCTCTCGTGGGGCTGCTTGAGGCCGCTTGGTTTCTCGCCGACCGGTCCCTCTACACCTACCTCTACAACGCCTTCTTCGTCACCTTCCCACAG ATCAACCTGGTGGTGCAGGCCGGCATCTGCGCCCCGCTGCTGgtggcgctgctgctgctgtggcaATTCCTGAAGCGTCGAGAGACAGGAGCCTACACCCTCCCCCACCAGGAGTGA